Proteins co-encoded in one Pseudorhizobium banfieldiae genomic window:
- a CDS encoding acetate--CoA ligase family protein gives MTLSSAALLRPQSLALIGVSDDPSKTAGRPLQFLRRAGFDGEIFVVNPRRETVQGEKAYKSLADLPKRPDHAFILTDAEKALDALEECERLGVPVATMLSSGFAEAGERGLANQARLEAILARGTIRLVGPSSIGVVNLHNGLTLTANAAFAEPDLPKGGIFVGSHSGSLIGALVSRGKRKGIGFAGLVSVGAETDLSIGEICLATLDDPQITSYMLFIETLRHADKLQEFALEAAKRGKPVAAFKLGRSEEAAELAVSHTGSLAGADEVADIFLAELGIARVESFEGLLEVMPLLQQVPASLDGPRRGRVGVVTTTGGGAAMAVDQMALRGVDVVPASEETRARLREKGIEPGEGRIIDLTLAGTRYDVMKATLDILRSAPEFDLVLATAGSSARFNPELVVQPAVDAAREPGHPLAVFLVPDAPDAARLLAKAGVPAFQDPETCGDAIAAALHRRAPTRSTPLDSSAFIGETTVLDEVSCYRLLEHHGLTSAPHIVLKVGDPVPPLPFAYPVVAKVLDSRIAHKTDAGGVVLHIADAAQLAEAMQAIVSRVEENTGIKASEILVQQMTRGIGEVLVGFRRDPQVGPLVVLAAGGIFTEFYRDSTMRLAPVDRAAAMEMIQEIKASRILDGYRGGPKGDLDALADAIVSVSRLATETAPRVEEFEINPLLVLPRGKGVRAIDGLGRIAP, from the coding sequence ATGACTTTGAGTTCCGCTGCGCTGCTCAGGCCGCAATCCCTTGCCTTGATCGGCGTGTCCGACGATCCGTCGAAGACAGCAGGCCGCCCGCTGCAGTTTCTGCGGCGCGCCGGCTTCGACGGGGAGATCTTCGTCGTTAATCCGCGGCGCGAGACCGTCCAGGGAGAGAAGGCCTACAAATCACTGGCGGATCTGCCGAAACGGCCCGACCATGCCTTCATCCTCACGGATGCGGAAAAGGCATTGGATGCTCTCGAGGAATGCGAGCGTCTCGGTGTTCCGGTCGCGACGATGTTGTCCAGCGGCTTCGCCGAGGCAGGCGAAAGAGGCCTCGCCAATCAGGCGCGTCTCGAGGCCATTCTCGCCCGCGGAACCATTCGGCTGGTCGGACCCTCGAGCATAGGCGTCGTCAATCTTCATAACGGCCTGACCCTGACGGCCAATGCGGCCTTCGCGGAGCCGGACCTCCCGAAGGGCGGGATATTCGTTGGATCCCACAGCGGCAGCCTGATCGGTGCGCTCGTGTCGCGCGGCAAACGCAAGGGCATCGGCTTTGCCGGCCTCGTTTCAGTGGGTGCAGAGACCGATCTTTCGATCGGCGAGATCTGTCTGGCAACCCTCGATGACCCGCAGATCACCAGCTACATGCTGTTCATTGAGACGCTTCGCCATGCGGACAAGCTGCAGGAATTCGCGCTGGAGGCGGCCAAGCGCGGCAAGCCCGTCGCGGCTTTCAAGCTCGGTCGTTCGGAAGAGGCGGCCGAACTTGCCGTCTCCCATACCGGCTCGCTTGCGGGCGCCGATGAAGTTGCGGACATCTTTCTCGCCGAGCTCGGCATAGCCCGGGTTGAATCGTTCGAGGGGCTGCTGGAAGTCATGCCGCTCCTGCAGCAGGTGCCTGCCTCTCTTGACGGCCCCCGCAGGGGCAGGGTCGGAGTGGTGACGACCACGGGCGGCGGCGCGGCCATGGCAGTCGACCAGATGGCGCTTCGCGGAGTCGATGTGGTGCCGGCCAGCGAAGAGACCCGTGCGCGCCTGCGGGAAAAGGGGATCGAACCGGGCGAGGGACGCATCATCGACCTGACGCTTGCCGGGACGCGCTATGATGTGATGAAGGCGACGCTGGACATCCTTCGAAGCGCTCCGGAATTCGACCTCGTGCTGGCGACGGCCGGCTCATCTGCCCGCTTCAACCCGGAGCTGGTCGTGCAGCCTGCTGTAGATGCTGCCCGCGAGCCGGGACATCCGCTGGCGGTATTTCTTGTCCCCGACGCGCCTGACGCCGCACGTCTTCTCGCGAAGGCGGGCGTACCGGCATTCCAGGACCCGGAGACATGCGGGGACGCCATCGCGGCAGCCCTGCATCGCCGCGCGCCCACCCGTTCAACGCCACTCGACAGCTCGGCCTTCATCGGCGAGACCACAGTCCTGGACGAGGTCTCCTGCTACCGGCTGCTCGAGCACCACGGCCTGACCAGCGCCCCCCATATCGTGCTGAAGGTGGGGGACCCTGTTCCGCCACTGCCATTCGCCTATCCGGTCGTCGCCAAGGTTCTCGACAGCCGGATCGCCCACAAGACCGATGCCGGTGGGGTGGTGCTGCACATTGCCGATGCCGCTCAACTGGCCGAAGCCATGCAGGCGATCGTGTCGCGTGTGGAAGAGAATACCGGGATCAAGGCGTCCGAGATCCTGGTGCAACAGATGACACGCGGCATCGGTGAGGTCCTGGTCGGCTTTCGTCGCGATCCGCAGGTAGGCCCGCTCGTGGTGCTTGCTGCCGGCGGTATCTTCACCGAGTTCTACCGCGACAGCACCATGCGACTTGCGCCCGTCGACCGCGCGGCAGCGATGGAAATGATCCAGGAAATCAAGGCCAGCCGCATTCTGGACGGCTACCGCGGAGGTCCCAAGGGCGATCTGGATGCACTTGCCGACGCCATCGTCTCCGTGTCCCGGCTCGCCACCGAAACGGCTCCGCGCGTCGAGGAGTTCGAGATCAACCCGCTCCTGGTCCTGCCGCGTGGCAAGGGAGTACGCGCCATCGATGGACTGGGAAGGATTGCACCATGA
- a CDS encoding 3-hydroxyacyl-CoA dehydrogenase NAD-binding domain-containing protein, which produces MSGTVHLERDDDIAVLIIDNPPVNAGSSDVRKALLARIAEAEADTTLVGVVLIGAGKSFIAGSDLREFNLPLEPPQLPQVIEAIEGSSKPYVAALHGAALGGGYELALGCDARIAAPETVVGLPECTLGIIPGAGGTQKLPRLVGKAKAISLICTGARVSSPEALLLGMIDAVADLDLCEEAVALARSLAGRKQRVIELPVPEEKPEDIEAATSKALAAGRNRSHIQAAIRHVMAAGTVGAREGLAAERAEFQQLRVASEAKALRHIFFAEREATRGNLPAGVKGRRFESFGIVGAGTMGADIATATLQRGFPTVLVDSNKEALARAKARITAAIDKGVTSGKLSADAGDRAKANLVLASELQSLEDCDVLIEAVFEDLETKRSVFAKLDTIARPCALLATNTSYLDIDGIAAATTRPKDVIGLHFFSPAHIMKLLEVVAGAESSHEAVATGLAIAKSLGKQAVQASNGFGFIGNRIYAAYRAACEFMLEDGALPHEVDEALKDFGFAMGPFAVADMSGLDIAWRMRQQQAATRDPAARYVAIPDRLCEMERLGRKTGAGYYDYDDKGRPQRSAVVEDVIVMASDAKGIARRSLDAREIQRRAMAAIVNEAGLVLEEEIAARASDIDVVLVNGYGFPRWLGGPLYWAAQQDLEELASDCAASAAAAGPSKRRADLDALFGSGLPNSTA; this is translated from the coding sequence ATGAGCGGGACTGTCCATCTGGAACGGGATGACGACATTGCCGTCCTCATCATCGACAATCCGCCGGTGAATGCCGGTTCGTCGGATGTCCGCAAGGCGCTGCTGGCCCGGATTGCCGAGGCGGAAGCCGATACGACCCTTGTCGGTGTCGTCCTTATCGGAGCGGGGAAGAGCTTCATCGCCGGCTCCGACCTGCGCGAGTTCAACCTGCCGCTCGAGCCGCCGCAACTGCCTCAGGTCATCGAAGCGATCGAAGGGTCCTCCAAACCCTATGTCGCGGCATTGCATGGTGCCGCGCTCGGCGGTGGCTATGAACTCGCTCTTGGCTGCGATGCCCGCATCGCCGCGCCGGAAACGGTCGTCGGCCTTCCGGAGTGTACGCTTGGAATCATTCCGGGCGCCGGAGGCACGCAGAAGCTCCCCCGGCTTGTCGGCAAGGCCAAGGCCATCAGCCTGATCTGCACCGGCGCCAGGGTGTCTTCTCCGGAAGCGTTGCTGCTAGGAATGATCGATGCCGTCGCGGACCTTGACCTGTGCGAAGAGGCGGTGGCGCTTGCCCGCAGCCTTGCGGGCCGAAAGCAGCGGGTGATCGAGCTGCCCGTACCGGAAGAAAAGCCGGAGGATATCGAAGCTGCCACTTCCAAGGCCTTGGCAGCCGGGCGCAACCGGTCGCACATACAGGCAGCTATACGTCATGTGATGGCAGCCGGTACGGTCGGTGCTCGCGAGGGCCTGGCGGCAGAGCGCGCGGAGTTCCAGCAACTGCGTGTCGCGTCCGAGGCGAAGGCTTTGCGGCACATCTTCTTCGCCGAACGTGAGGCAACGCGTGGAAACCTGCCAGCGGGCGTGAAAGGCCGACGCTTCGAAAGCTTCGGGATCGTCGGTGCCGGAACGATGGGCGCCGATATCGCGACAGCGACGCTGCAGCGCGGCTTTCCCACCGTCCTCGTCGACAGCAATAAGGAGGCTCTGGCCCGTGCGAAGGCGCGGATCACCGCTGCCATCGACAAGGGCGTCACCTCCGGCAAGCTCTCCGCCGACGCCGGCGACAGGGCAAAGGCCAACCTTGTGCTTGCCTCGGAACTGCAGTCGCTGGAAGACTGTGACGTGCTGATCGAGGCCGTCTTCGAGGATCTGGAGACCAAGAGAAGCGTCTTTGCAAAACTCGATACCATCGCCAGACCCTGCGCGCTCCTGGCGACGAATACATCCTATCTCGACATCGACGGTATCGCTGCCGCCACCACGCGTCCGAAGGATGTGATCGGCCTGCATTTCTTCAGCCCGGCCCATATCATGAAGCTCCTGGAGGTTGTTGCGGGAGCGGAGAGTTCCCATGAGGCGGTCGCCACCGGCCTCGCCATCGCGAAGTCGCTCGGCAAGCAGGCTGTCCAGGCCTCGAACGGCTTCGGCTTCATCGGCAACCGCATCTATGCCGCCTACCGCGCGGCCTGCGAATTCATGCTGGAGGATGGAGCGCTCCCGCATGAGGTTGATGAAGCCCTGAAGGATTTCGGATTTGCCATGGGACCGTTCGCGGTCGCCGACATGTCGGGACTCGACATTGCCTGGCGGATGCGCCAGCAGCAGGCTGCCACACGCGACCCGGCCGCGCGCTACGTGGCAATTCCGGACCGGCTGTGCGAGATGGAGCGCCTCGGACGCAAGACAGGTGCGGGTTATTACGACTACGACGATAAGGGCCGTCCGCAGCGGTCCGCGGTGGTGGAAGATGTCATCGTCATGGCTTCGGACGCAAAGGGCATCGCACGCCGTTCGCTCGATGCCCGCGAGATCCAGCGCCGCGCCATGGCCGCTATCGTCAACGAGGCGGGACTGGTGCTGGAAGAGGAGATTGCGGCGAGGGCGAGCGACATCGATGTCGTCCTCGTGAATGGCTACGGCTTTCCGCGCTGGCTTGGCGGCCCGCTTTACTGGGCCGCACAGCAGGACCTGGAGGAACTCGCGTCAGACTGCGCAGCATCGGCCGCGGCGGCCGGGCCTTCCAAGAGGCGGGCGGATCTGGATGCCTTGTTCGGCTCCGGTCTTCCAAACAGCACCGCCTAG
- a CDS encoding acetate--CoA ligase family protein — protein MSDNAIDRASALRALFRPSSVAVVGASADPTKTGGRPVNYLIKHGFEGSIYPINPKVEEISGLKCYASVADLPEAPDAAIVLLGAERAHVAVRQLAERGTKLAIVLASGFSEAGEAGRARQEELLRAAGTMRILGPNTIGAMDLARNIVLSASGALEVSDLPVGGISVASQSGGILGALLSRGAARGIGFSKLATTGNEVDVDLADLIDYYADDDDTQVIVGYIEGIRSVEKFRLAAEKARRAGKPVVVFKVGRSDSGARAAVSHTGAMAGEDRVYDMLFRQCGIIRADRFADLLDVPAMLATGRKMKGRRVAVLTSTGGAGSLVADSCGIGGLDVPLLDDATANGLAAILQAPEPMTANPVDVTLAGVKPDVMTASTEMLLNSQSVDGVVVIVGSSALAQPEIAVGAIKNGAARSTKPLIAYVSPYAPHIVKELNRQGIPAYTDPETCAVALRAALPVSAVESALRISDVPGAPDWLTPGTLNEARSRALFDHYGLSGTDQRIVQTASEATAAATELGGRVVLKVLSSQIAHKSDVGGVKVGLDDTTIGPAVEQMTRHLADQKLPKPEGFLVQKMLSGGVEVILGLRRDPQLGPLILLGAGGVFAELADDSAIRLLPIAETDARDMVSDLRLSRILNGYRGGKEYDVEALVAAIMALARMGESLGERLLEAEINPLFVMPKGEGVAAADALVVLG, from the coding sequence ATGTCCGACAATGCCATCGATCGCGCCAGCGCGTTGCGCGCTCTCTTTCGTCCGTCCAGCGTTGCCGTGGTTGGTGCATCGGCCGACCCGACCAAGACGGGCGGGCGACCGGTCAACTACCTGATCAAGCATGGCTTCGAGGGGAGCATCTACCCGATCAATCCGAAGGTGGAGGAGATTTCCGGCCTCAAATGCTACGCCTCGGTGGCGGATCTTCCGGAGGCACCCGACGCGGCGATCGTGCTGCTCGGCGCCGAACGGGCGCATGTCGCCGTGCGGCAGCTCGCCGAGCGGGGCACAAAGCTCGCGATCGTGCTCGCCAGCGGGTTCAGCGAAGCGGGCGAGGCTGGAAGGGCACGCCAGGAGGAACTGCTTCGTGCTGCCGGGACGATGCGCATTCTCGGGCCGAACACGATCGGCGCCATGGACCTTGCCCGAAACATCGTGCTTTCCGCCAGTGGCGCGCTCGAGGTCAGCGACCTGCCGGTCGGTGGCATCTCCGTCGCTTCCCAGAGCGGCGGCATCCTTGGGGCTCTGCTCTCCCGCGGGGCTGCCCGCGGAATAGGCTTCAGCAAGCTGGCGACGACCGGAAACGAGGTCGACGTCGATCTCGCCGATCTCATCGATTACTACGCCGATGACGACGATACCCAGGTCATCGTTGGCTATATCGAGGGTATCCGTTCCGTCGAGAAGTTCAGGCTTGCGGCCGAGAAGGCACGCCGTGCGGGCAAGCCCGTGGTCGTGTTCAAGGTGGGTCGATCGGATTCGGGCGCACGCGCCGCCGTGTCCCATACCGGCGCCATGGCGGGCGAAGATCGAGTTTACGATATGCTGTTCAGGCAGTGCGGCATCATTCGTGCCGACAGGTTCGCAGACCTTCTCGATGTGCCGGCCATGCTGGCAACGGGACGCAAGATGAAGGGTCGCCGGGTGGCCGTCCTGACCTCGACGGGCGGGGCGGGGAGCCTGGTTGCCGATAGCTGTGGGATCGGCGGACTGGATGTGCCGCTTCTGGATGATGCAACGGCCAATGGTCTTGCTGCAATCTTGCAGGCGCCGGAACCGATGACGGCAAACCCGGTCGACGTGACGCTCGCGGGTGTGAAGCCGGACGTGATGACGGCATCAACCGAGATGCTCCTGAACTCGCAGAGCGTGGACGGCGTGGTGGTGATTGTCGGTTCATCCGCGCTCGCCCAGCCCGAAATTGCGGTTGGTGCCATCAAGAACGGTGCAGCACGAAGCACAAAGCCGCTCATCGCCTATGTGAGCCCCTATGCGCCCCACATCGTCAAGGAGCTAAACAGGCAGGGCATTCCCGCCTATACGGATCCGGAGACCTGCGCCGTGGCCTTGCGTGCGGCCTTGCCTGTTTCTGCCGTTGAGTCAGCGCTTCGAATATCCGATGTCCCGGGTGCTCCGGACTGGCTGACACCCGGCACGCTCAACGAGGCCAGGTCGCGCGCGCTCTTCGACCACTACGGCCTGTCGGGTACCGACCAGCGCATCGTCCAGACCGCCTCGGAAGCCACGGCTGCCGCAACGGAACTCGGTGGGCGGGTCGTGCTGAAGGTCCTTTCGTCGCAGATCGCTCACAAGTCGGATGTGGGGGGCGTGAAGGTCGGCCTGGACGATACCACGATCGGGCCTGCGGTGGAGCAGATGACGCGCCATTTGGCAGACCAGAAACTTCCCAAGCCTGAGGGGTTCCTCGTGCAGAAGATGCTGTCCGGAGGCGTCGAGGTTATCCTCGGCCTGCGACGAGACCCTCAGCTCGGTCCCCTTATCCTGCTCGGGGCAGGCGGTGTGTTTGCGGAGCTCGCGGATGATTCTGCGATCCGACTCCTGCCGATTGCGGAGACAGATGCCCGCGATATGGTCTCGGACCTTCGCCTCTCACGCATCCTGAATGGCTATCGCGGCGGCAAGGAGTATGATGTGGAGGCCCTCGTGGCGGCAATAATGGCGCTCGCCCGCATGGGAGAAAGCCTCGGTGAACGGTTGCTCGAGGCGGAAATCAATCCGCTGTTCGTAATGCCCAAGGGGGAGGGCGTTGCCGCGGCAGACGCACTCGTGGTCCTGGGATAG
- a CDS encoding PaaI family thioesterase, giving the protein MEDFLTRNGWVFDPADGFIGHIGGYWRLTDQRGEHYGFITREMHANRNGVVHGGMIMSFVDRAFGLHSRLASGSDKAATVSLSHQFVAPLPLGKFATISPRIVKLTPRMSFIEGTVLCEDQPIVQAQGVWRLARRTT; this is encoded by the coding sequence ATGGAAGATTTTCTCACGCGCAATGGCTGGGTCTTCGATCCGGCCGACGGATTCATTGGCCACATCGGCGGCTACTGGCGGTTGACCGATCAGAGGGGCGAACACTACGGGTTTATTACCCGCGAGATGCATGCCAACCGCAATGGCGTCGTTCACGGAGGGATGATCATGTCCTTTGTCGACCGCGCTTTCGGCCTTCATTCACGCTTGGCAAGCGGATCTGACAAGGCAGCGACCGTTTCTCTCAGCCACCAGTTCGTCGCTCCGCTTCCCCTCGGCAAGTTTGCGACCATATCCCCACGGATCGTCAAGCTGACCCCCCGGATGTCGTTCATCGAGGGCACGGTCCTTTGCGAGGATCAGCCGATCGTACAGGCGCAAGGTGTCTGGCGTCTCGCGCGCAGGACTACCTGA
- a CDS encoding tripartite tricarboxylate transporter TctB family protein has translation MPSIDYRDAVGGALLVALGATFTAYSWMHYPLGTVTRMGAGMVPFSLGVILAVFGGMIVFASLSREGTFPQIRVATPLVVLGSVVLFAVVIKPFGLLSAAFLATFVAAFADLSFRPLRNAALAAGLSAVAYLIFSLGLQLPLPLFAWPF, from the coding sequence ATGCCTAGTATCGACTACCGCGATGCGGTAGGAGGCGCATTGCTCGTGGCGCTGGGAGCCACCTTCACAGCCTATTCCTGGATGCACTATCCTCTCGGCACCGTCACGCGCATGGGCGCAGGCATGGTTCCTTTCAGCCTTGGCGTGATCCTTGCCGTCTTCGGCGGAATGATCGTGTTCGCCAGCCTGTCACGTGAAGGAACGTTCCCGCAGATAAGAGTGGCTACACCGCTGGTGGTCCTCGGCAGCGTCGTTCTCTTCGCCGTCGTCATCAAGCCGTTCGGCCTTCTGTCTGCTGCATTCCTGGCGACATTCGTGGCCGCTTTTGCCGACCTGTCGTTCCGTCCTCTTCGCAATGCCGCGCTCGCGGCCGGCCTTAGCGCCGTCGCCTATCTGATCTTCTCGCTCGGGCTGCAGCTGCCCCTTCCTCTCTTTGCGTGGCCCTTCTGA
- a CDS encoding tripartite tricarboxylate transporter permease, with protein MNMFSNIALGLETALTPVNILYCFIGVFLGTFIGVLPGIGALAAISMLFPITYHLEPTTALIMLAGIYYGTAYGGSTASILLNIPGTSSSVVTCLDGYPMAQQGRAGVALAMTALGSFFGGVFGILVLSLFSPLISGYALSFGPAEYFTLMVLGLIAASAITEGSAAKGLAMVVLGILLATVGMDPQSGTPRFTFGTLDLMDGLGLSALAMGLFGISEVISSIRTKNDEAAPASARSVTMRSLIPNRDDIRRSWMPMLRSSTIGSFFGALPGTGPSIASFVSYAVEKRVSKTPERFGKGAVEGVVAPETANNAADQTAFIPTLSLGIPGSATMALMIGAMMVHGIHPGPKMMTDQPTLFWGLVMSFWVGNVLLIILNLPLIGLWVRLLTVPYHLLFPAIVMFIAIGAYSVRYSAFDVLTVAGFGALGYVMRIFAFPAAPLLLGFVLGPLIEQHFRRAMVLARGDLMAIVERPISGVFVVISVLLLGWSLWSTFREAGKRKLLESEN; from the coding sequence ATGAATATGTTCTCCAACATCGCGCTCGGCCTTGAAACGGCGCTGACCCCGGTCAACATCCTCTACTGTTTCATCGGCGTTTTCCTCGGGACGTTCATCGGCGTATTGCCGGGGATCGGTGCGCTTGCAGCTATCTCGATGCTGTTTCCGATCACCTATCATCTGGAACCGACCACGGCCCTTATCATGCTGGCGGGGATCTATTACGGCACCGCCTATGGCGGCAGCACGGCGTCGATCCTGCTCAACATTCCCGGAACGTCCTCCAGCGTTGTGACCTGCCTGGACGGATATCCGATGGCACAGCAGGGTCGTGCCGGCGTTGCTCTGGCAATGACGGCTCTCGGCTCGTTCTTCGGTGGCGTCTTCGGCATCCTGGTCCTCAGCCTGTTTTCCCCGCTGATCTCCGGTTATGCGCTGTCCTTCGGTCCGGCGGAATATTTCACGCTGATGGTCCTGGGGCTGATCGCCGCTTCTGCAATAACCGAGGGCTCGGCCGCCAAGGGGCTTGCCATGGTCGTCCTCGGCATTCTTCTGGCGACGGTAGGCATGGATCCACAGAGCGGGACGCCACGCTTTACGTTCGGCACGCTCGACCTGATGGACGGCCTCGGCTTGAGCGCACTTGCCATGGGATTGTTCGGCATCTCCGAGGTTATCTCGTCGATCCGCACCAAGAATGACGAGGCAGCCCCCGCAAGCGCCCGCTCCGTCACCATGCGATCGTTGATCCCGAACAGGGACGACATTCGTCGGAGCTGGATGCCGATGCTGCGCAGTTCCACGATCGGTTCCTTCTTTGGTGCGCTGCCCGGTACGGGCCCATCGATCGCCTCTTTCGTCTCCTATGCGGTGGAGAAGCGGGTTTCCAAGACGCCCGAGCGCTTCGGCAAGGGAGCAGTCGAGGGGGTCGTCGCACCGGAAACCGCAAACAACGCAGCCGATCAGACGGCATTCATCCCGACGCTGTCCTTGGGCATTCCCGGCAGCGCCACGATGGCCCTGATGATCGGCGCGATGATGGTTCACGGCATCCATCCCGGCCCGAAGATGATGACCGACCAGCCCACGCTGTTCTGGGGCCTGGTGATGAGTTTCTGGGTCGGCAACGTCCTGCTCATCATCCTGAACCTGCCCCTGATCGGTCTTTGGGTTCGGCTTCTGACGGTGCCTTACCACCTGCTCTTCCCGGCCATCGTGATGTTCATCGCGATCGGAGCCTACTCCGTCCGCTACAGCGCATTCGACGTGCTGACCGTCGCGGGTTTCGGAGCGCTTGGTTACGTGATGCGCATCTTCGCCTTTCCGGCGGCGCCACTCTTGCTGGGCTTCGTTCTCGGGCCGTTGATCGAGCAGCATTTCCGGCGAGCCATGGTTCTGGCGCGGGGGGACCTGATGGCGATCGTGGAGCGTCCGATCAGCGGTGTCTTCGTCGTCATCAGCGTCCTTCTCCTGGGGTGGAGCCTTTGGTCCACGTTCCGCGAGGCGGGAAAGAGAAAGCTGCTGGAAAGCGAAAACTGA
- a CDS encoding Bug family tripartite tricarboxylate transporter substrate binding protein — protein sequence MKIFAAAALAFAAATGTVVAQDFPNKPVTIIIPYSGGGSTDLMARSLATELQEMWGQPVVVENRAGAGSMIGTAYLSQQQPDGYTLLVNTAAHSTAPAVQKDLPFDPRNDITPIGMVATSPYVAVSGANVKSEGFDQFVAEAKERPMFFATAGVGSSSHFSAELLIQQAGIPADVVHYSGGGEAQVNLMGGHADVYISTTASVMPYVNNGQVKALVVLAPERFELLPDVQSSGENGVKGIEIDGWLGLFGPGGMDPALVEKLNADMNKAISTDRFKKVLEENFVVAGKTTAAEFKEQVEKEMDLWAGLAKERNIVAQ from the coding sequence ATGAAGATCTTTGCAGCAGCCGCTCTGGCATTCGCCGCAGCGACGGGAACTGTCGTCGCGCAGGACTTCCCGAACAAGCCGGTCACCATCATCATTCCCTATAGCGGCGGCGGCTCGACCGACCTCATGGCCCGCTCGCTCGCAACCGAGCTTCAGGAGATGTGGGGGCAGCCGGTCGTCGTGGAAAACCGCGCCGGTGCGGGCTCGATGATCGGCACGGCCTATCTGTCCCAGCAGCAGCCGGACGGTTACACACTCCTCGTGAACACGGCCGCGCATTCGACGGCGCCTGCCGTTCAAAAGGATCTGCCGTTCGATCCCAGGAACGACATCACCCCGATCGGCATGGTGGCGACCAGCCCCTATGTGGCGGTCAGCGGCGCTAACGTGAAGTCGGAGGGCTTCGACCAATTCGTGGCAGAGGCCAAGGAGCGGCCGATGTTCTTCGCAACCGCCGGCGTCGGCAGCTCCAGCCATTTCTCTGCCGAACTGCTGATCCAGCAGGCCGGTATCCCGGCTGACGTCGTCCACTATTCCGGCGGCGGCGAAGCCCAGGTCAACCTGATGGGCGGACATGCCGACGTCTACATCAGCACGACCGCGTCGGTCATGCCCTATGTCAACAACGGTCAGGTGAAGGCTCTGGTCGTGCTGGCACCGGAGCGTTTCGAACTTCTGCCGGACGTTCAGTCCAGCGGGGAGAATGGTGTCAAGGGCATCGAGATCGACGGCTGGCTTGGGCTGTTCGGCCCCGGCGGCATGGATCCTGCCCTGGTCGAGAAGCTCAACGCAGACATGAACAAGGCCATCTCCACCGATCGTTTCAAGAAGGTCCTGGAAGAGAACTTTGTCGTGGCCGGCAAGACGACCGCAGCCGAGTTCAAAGAACAGGTGGAGAAGGAGATGGATCTCTGGGCGGGCCTTGCCAAGGAGCGGAATATCGTCGCCCAGTAA
- a CDS encoding carboxymuconolactone decarboxylase family protein encodes MRLGPPDPNHLTAEQKRVHDIIASGPRGRVRGPLAIWLHRPELAEAAQALGAYCRYGSSLDPKLSELAILCMACVWQAEFEWWAHKPIALKAGLAPEIVEALKAGERPSFADREEAVVHDVVFALSRERRIPDELYAKGTDVLGAERLVDLVGLCGYYTLISMTLNAFDVSLPDGETYELTTR; translated from the coding sequence ATGCGCCTTGGGCCACCCGACCCGAACCATCTCACTGCAGAGCAGAAGCGTGTCCACGACATCATCGCCTCCGGTCCACGTGGCCGGGTTCGCGGTCCGCTCGCCATCTGGCTGCATCGGCCTGAACTGGCAGAAGCCGCACAGGCGCTTGGCGCCTATTGCCGCTACGGTTCGTCCCTCGACCCCAAGCTGTCGGAACTCGCCATCCTGTGTATGGCGTGCGTGTGGCAGGCGGAATTTGAATGGTGGGCGCACAAGCCCATCGCGCTCAAGGCAGGGCTTGCTCCAGAGATCGTGGAGGCACTGAAGGCGGGTGAGCGGCCCTCCTTCGCAGATCGCGAGGAAGCGGTCGTGCACGATGTGGTCTTTGCACTTTCCCGGGAGCGCAGGATCCCCGACGAGCTCTACGCGAAGGGGACGGACGTGCTGGGCGCCGAACGGCTGGTCGATCTGGTCGGCCTGTGCGGCTACTACACCCTGATATCCATGACCCTCAATGCGTTTGACGTGTCCCTCCCGGACGGGGAAACCTACGAACTCACCACGCGATAA